The proteins below come from a single Pseudarthrobacter sp. SSS035 genomic window:
- a CDS encoding cupin domain-containing protein, with translation METALVGTLSKAGSIHKVENGFIGLPSMNEPGTVAAIGDSLHNPEGSVMCAGFFELKASEPLVYTYTYDEMKVVIKGEFILTDQTTGEVTHAKERDVLFFPKGTTVKFETPEYGLGFFTGDRTFAP, from the coding sequence ATGGAAACCGCACTCGTAGGAACACTCAGCAAGGCCGGCTCCATCCACAAAGTCGAAAACGGCTTCATCGGACTGCCGTCGATGAACGAGCCTGGAACGGTCGCTGCGATCGGCGACTCCCTCCACAACCCCGAGGGATCGGTCATGTGCGCCGGATTCTTCGAACTGAAGGCGTCAGAGCCGTTGGTGTACACGTACACCTACGACGAAATGAAGGTGGTCATCAAGGGTGAATTCATCCTCACGGACCAGACGACAGGCGAAGTGACGCACGCGAAGGAACGCGATGTGCTGTTCTTCCCCAAGGGCACAACCGTCAAGTTTGAAACCCCTGAGTACGGTCTGGGGTTCTTCACCGGCGACCGCACCTTCGCTCCGTAG
- a CDS encoding FadR/GntR family transcriptional regulator, which yields MPEIERADAIVDRITKAIGLGLLKVGERLPPEAALSEMFGVGGATLREALGDLRERGIVETRRGRSGGTFVVSQPRTQTDTIRDWFLSTSISEIRDIGDEHSAIAATTVRLACERAEAHDVDRLQELARALVLASTPELRAPADSRFHIELAVAAQSPRLANAEIRLQEETVQQLWTPLTVAFDPEQATAEHLELVRAVAQDQPEKAQKLVLEHIRRNIFHLIDTKLTLGYARSIQDGQ from the coding sequence TTGCCGGAAATCGAGAGGGCCGACGCAATTGTGGACAGGATTACCAAGGCCATTGGCCTCGGGCTGCTCAAAGTAGGTGAACGTCTGCCCCCGGAAGCGGCACTCTCGGAGATGTTTGGAGTTGGCGGCGCCACTCTTCGCGAAGCTTTGGGGGACCTGCGCGAGCGGGGAATCGTCGAGACTCGCAGAGGCCGGAGCGGGGGAACCTTCGTCGTCAGCCAGCCTCGTACGCAGACCGACACCATCCGGGATTGGTTCCTCTCGACGTCCATTTCGGAAATACGTGACATCGGAGACGAGCATTCCGCTATTGCAGCCACGACCGTCCGGCTGGCATGTGAGCGCGCGGAAGCACACGACGTCGACCGTCTTCAGGAACTTGCGCGAGCATTGGTTCTGGCCTCAACCCCCGAATTGCGTGCACCTGCTGACAGCCGCTTCCATATCGAGTTGGCAGTAGCCGCGCAATCACCGAGGCTTGCCAACGCCGAAATCCGGCTTCAGGAAGAAACAGTTCAGCAGCTATGGACCCCGCTCACGGTGGCATTTGACCCAGAACAGGCAACCGCTGAACACTTGGAATTGGTCCGGGCAGTCGCCCAGGACCAACCCGAGAAGGCCCAGAAACTGGTACTTGAGCACATCAGGCGAAACATTTTCCATCTGATTGACACGAAACTCACCCTCGGTTACGCCCGATCAATCCAGGATGGTCAATGA
- a CDS encoding APC family permease: protein MSKNRSDGVDDLERSIDWKQGLAIALGVPLLILPSLGYLPMYLSAAAILIWGLSVVQGFFQNAAYAEMATTFPKASGLPGFAQHIFRTENYQGKYDKSKLIGGFSAWSYWFAWTPVLAIFSILVGGYLHGLFPVLGETFTEYQLSLISGVVIFGGLFAVNWFGLKDGAKLGYILAAFSLIPLVVLTVAPFATGHVQLTNITGSWVPTDWAWDLHHILILFGIFAIAQWSACAWETAAIYGPEYKNPAKDVPKALLACGIICFFSYVLVQTAVIGVLGVDGVLAEPVSPLIPVAQAVFGQAGSMITIIMLIAAMILIIQTAYLGSSRAMHSMATEGNLPRSLGKTNRHGTPFVAMLVIGAFNLLLISMGNPAAIVAASAIGYTCANGISLFAYVRAKKHPDFAALERPFTAPKGWKNVAIVFGLFNLPLCLIGVVYLNSLEIGWTPTWVGFIVLALYIPIWFYSQHESSRSKKAATARPLDDDAADLEDEVPVAR from the coding sequence ATGAGTAAAAATCGTTCGGACGGAGTCGATGACCTGGAAAGGTCGATCGACTGGAAACAGGGTCTGGCCATTGCGCTGGGTGTGCCCCTGCTGATACTGCCCTCCTTGGGCTATCTTCCAATGTATTTATCGGCTGCAGCCATTCTTATCTGGGGATTGTCGGTCGTTCAGGGATTCTTTCAGAACGCCGCCTATGCCGAGATGGCTACGACCTTTCCCAAGGCCTCCGGCCTGCCGGGTTTCGCGCAGCATATTTTTCGCACCGAGAACTACCAGGGCAAGTACGACAAGAGCAAGCTGATCGGCGGCTTCAGTGCCTGGAGCTACTGGTTCGCCTGGACCCCGGTACTGGCGATTTTTTCCATCCTGGTCGGCGGTTACCTGCATGGGCTGTTTCCGGTGCTGGGCGAGACGTTTACCGAGTATCAGCTCTCGTTGATATCCGGGGTAGTGATTTTCGGCGGATTGTTCGCCGTCAACTGGTTCGGCCTCAAGGACGGCGCCAAACTGGGGTACATCCTGGCTGCCTTTTCCCTGATACCGCTGGTCGTCCTGACGGTGGCGCCTTTTGCTACCGGACACGTTCAGCTGACCAACATCACCGGCAGCTGGGTGCCGACAGACTGGGCCTGGGATCTGCACCATATCCTGATTCTCTTTGGCATCTTTGCGATCGCACAATGGAGTGCCTGCGCCTGGGAAACGGCAGCCATCTACGGCCCCGAATACAAAAACCCAGCCAAAGACGTCCCCAAAGCCCTGCTTGCCTGCGGCATCATCTGCTTCTTCTCGTATGTGCTGGTGCAAACCGCAGTGATCGGCGTGCTGGGTGTCGACGGCGTACTGGCCGAACCTGTCTCGCCCCTGATTCCGGTCGCCCAGGCAGTCTTTGGCCAAGCCGGCTCCATGATCACCATCATCATGCTGATCGCCGCCATGATACTGATCATCCAAACCGCTTACCTGGGCTCGTCCCGAGCCATGCACTCCATGGCCACGGAAGGCAACCTCCCCAGGTCCCTCGGCAAAACGAACCGCCACGGCACTCCCTTCGTGGCCATGCTCGTCATCGGAGCCTTCAACCTGCTGCTGATCTCGATGGGAAACCCCGCCGCGATTGTCGCGGCATCGGCGATAGGTTACACCTGCGCCAACGGCATCAGCCTGTTCGCCTACGTCAGAGCCAAAAAACACCCCGACTTCGCTGCCCTGGAGAGGCCATTCACGGCACCCAAGGGCTGGAAAAACGTCGCCATCGTCTTCGGCCTGTTCAACCTGCCCCTGTGCCTAATCGGTGTGGTCTACCTCAACAGCCTCGAGATCGGCTGGACCCCGACCTGGGTCGGCTTCATCGTACTGGCGCTCTACATACCCATCTGGTTCTACTCCCAGCACGAATCGAGTCGCTCCAAAAAAGCAGCCACTGCCCGCCCTTTAGATGACGATGCCGCAGATTTGGAAGATGAGGTTCCCGTAGCCAGGTGA
- the hxlA gene encoding 3-hexulose-6-phosphate synthase, with amino-acid sequence MKLQVAMDVLTTEAALELAGQVAEYVDIIELGTPLIKAAGLSAVTAVKNAHPDKIVFADMKTMDAGELEADIAFKAGADLVTVLGTADDSTIAGAVKAAKAHNKGIVVDLIGVADKVTRAKEARALGAKFVEMHAGLDEQALPGFDLTGLLRAGAEARVPFSVAGGVKLATIESVQKAGADVAVVGGGIYSAADPALAAKQLRAAIV; translated from the coding sequence ATGAAACTCCAAGTTGCTATGGACGTCCTGACCACTGAAGCCGCCCTCGAACTGGCCGGTCAGGTCGCCGAGTACGTCGACATCATCGAGCTCGGCACCCCCTTGATCAAGGCTGCCGGCCTCTCCGCCGTCACCGCCGTCAAGAACGCCCACCCGGACAAGATCGTCTTCGCTGACATGAAGACCATGGACGCCGGAGAACTCGAAGCCGACATCGCTTTCAAGGCCGGTGCCGACCTGGTCACCGTGCTCGGCACCGCCGACGACTCCACCATCGCCGGCGCCGTCAAGGCAGCCAAAGCCCACAACAAGGGCATCGTCGTTGACCTCATCGGCGTGGCAGACAAGGTAACCCGCGCCAAGGAAGCCCGCGCCCTGGGTGCCAAGTTCGTGGAGATGCACGCCGGTCTCGACGAGCAGGCCCTGCCCGGCTTCGACCTGACCGGACTGCTCCGCGCCGGAGCAGAAGCGCGCGTTCCGTTCTCCGTCGCAGGCGGCGTGAAGCTCGCCACCATCGAATCAGTCCAGAAGGCCGGCGCTGACGTAGCCGTCGTCGGAGGCGGCATCTACAGCGCGGCCGACCCGGCACTGGCAGCGAAGCAGCTCCGCGCTGCCATCGTCTAA
- the hxlB gene encoding 6-phospho-3-hexuloisomerase: MNPTASTTLTGYSTTGDIVRNLSLVRDEIADTAAKIDEQQVADVARHLSHPGRVFVAGAGRSGLVLRMAAMRLMHLGLDVHVAGDTTTPAISSGDLLLVASGSGTTSGVVKSAETAAKAGARIAAFTTNPSSPLAGLADAVVIIPAAQKTDHGSSVSRQYSGSLFEQVLFLATEALFQSLWDNTDVPAEELWLRHANLE, encoded by the coding sequence GTGAATCCGACAGCAAGTACAACGCTCACCGGGTACAGCACCACCGGTGACATTGTCCGCAATCTGTCTCTCGTCAGGGACGAGATCGCGGACACAGCGGCCAAGATCGACGAGCAGCAGGTAGCTGACGTGGCCCGCCATCTCAGCCACCCGGGCCGGGTGTTCGTGGCCGGCGCGGGCCGAAGCGGGCTTGTCCTGCGTATGGCCGCCATGAGGCTGATGCACCTGGGCCTGGATGTCCATGTCGCCGGTGACACCACCACTCCCGCAATCAGTTCCGGTGACCTGCTCCTGGTGGCCTCCGGATCGGGAACCACCTCGGGAGTGGTCAAGTCAGCGGAAACAGCAGCGAAGGCCGGAGCGCGGATTGCGGCGTTCACCACCAATCCGAGTTCGCCGCTCGCTGGGCTCGCAGACGCGGTGGTGATCATTCCCGCCGCCCAGAAGACCGACCACGGCTCCAGCGTTTCCCGCCAGTACTCGGGGTCTCTCTTCGAACAGGTCCTTTTCCTCGCCACGGAAGCACTCTTCCAGTCTCTGTGGGACAACACCGATGTACCGGCTGAAGAGCTCTGGCTCCGGCACGCCAACCTCGAATAA
- a CDS encoding PDR/VanB family oxidoreductase, whose protein sequence is MTATTLETTVHPAVAGGLVLEVTNVSIQTPSITSITFGDPLGEALPPYVPGSHLVVQYGAGANAYSLTGSGSAPFEYTISVLRVEGSAGGSLAMHGLAVGDRVHVSRPRSAFAPAANAKHHLLIAAGIGITPVLSHARFAAEWGAAASLIYCYRPGEGAHVAEARELLGEGLTECHNRGSFQEVLTEKLTTQKLGTHLYVCGPAAFMDSVLEQARDLGWPKGLLHSEAFGAADLDEGQPFAVNLARSGIRLEVPAGVSLLDTLEKAGKTIPNMCRKGICGECVLPVLRGTPHHRDLYLSDQEKAENTTMMCCVSRSLDEELELDL, encoded by the coding sequence ATGACCGCGACGACTCTCGAGACCACTGTCCACCCGGCGGTGGCAGGAGGCCTGGTGCTGGAGGTGACAAACGTCAGCATCCAGACGCCATCGATTACCAGCATCACGTTTGGTGATCCGTTGGGGGAAGCTCTGCCTCCCTATGTTCCGGGAAGCCACCTTGTGGTCCAATACGGGGCAGGCGCCAATGCCTATTCGCTCACCGGATCAGGCAGCGCCCCCTTCGAGTACACCATCTCTGTCCTGCGCGTTGAGGGCAGTGCCGGGGGATCGCTGGCCATGCATGGGCTCGCCGTAGGTGACCGCGTCCACGTTTCGCGTCCACGCAGTGCCTTCGCTCCTGCGGCGAACGCCAAGCATCACTTGCTTATTGCTGCAGGAATCGGAATCACGCCGGTGCTTTCACACGCCCGGTTCGCAGCCGAATGGGGGGCGGCTGCATCCCTGATCTACTGCTACCGGCCAGGTGAAGGGGCCCACGTTGCGGAGGCAAGGGAACTGCTGGGAGAGGGATTGACGGAATGCCATAATCGCGGCAGCTTCCAGGAAGTTCTGACGGAAAAGCTCACTACCCAGAAACTCGGAACCCACCTGTATGTCTGCGGCCCGGCCGCCTTCATGGACTCAGTCCTTGAGCAGGCCCGCGATCTTGGCTGGCCGAAGGGCCTGCTGCATTCGGAAGCGTTCGGCGCGGCTGACCTGGACGAGGGCCAACCGTTCGCAGTGAACCTGGCCCGCAGCGGCATCAGGCTGGAAGTTCCGGCCGGCGTTTCGTTGCTGGACACCCTCGAAAAGGCAGGAAAAACCATTCCCAACATGTGCCGCAAGGGCATCTGTGGGGAATGTGTCCTGCCAGTCCTTCGAGGGACACCCCATCACCGGGATCTCTACCTGAGTGACCAGGAAAAGGCCGAGAACACCACCATGATGTGCTGCGTTTCACGCAGCCTGGATGAAGAATTGGAGTTG
- a CDS encoding dimethylamine monooxygenase subunit DmmA family protein, translating into MCSASRRPVAGTGCEPGFRGVICASFGSTDAPADQNNGGRPRHDLRFSSADQGTLSNLRSVLGRSCIGVRLVLAGPAVDVHAAAAAAAECGLLDEEMTLLCEEGGPRLVFCGHCRTATITDQPSGSEVDCQGCTIALAISSHFSRRIGGYLGFSAHAEEAAA; encoded by the coding sequence ATGTGTTCCGCATCCAGGCGGCCGGTAGCTGGCACCGGCTGCGAACCAGGTTTCCGCGGGGTCATCTGTGCCTCATTCGGCTCAACAGATGCTCCCGCGGATCAAAACAACGGTGGCCGGCCCCGGCACGATCTCCGTTTTTCATCTGCAGACCAGGGAACCCTCTCGAACCTTAGGTCTGTGCTCGGCCGGTCATGCATCGGGGTCCGTCTTGTGCTGGCCGGCCCTGCAGTCGACGTCCATGCAGCCGCAGCCGCAGCAGCGGAATGCGGACTGCTGGACGAGGAGATGACCCTCCTCTGTGAGGAAGGGGGTCCGCGCCTCGTTTTCTGCGGACACTGCCGCACGGCCACCATTACCGATCAACCCAGCGGCTCCGAGGTGGACTGTCAGGGATGCACTATTGCCTTGGCAATCAGTAGCCACTTTTCCCGGCGCATTGGAGGCTACCTGGGATTCTCAGCCCATGCCGAGGAGGCAGCAGCATGA
- a CDS encoding IS3 family transposase (programmed frameshift), translated as MARRHTPEQVIAKVRQGQKMLNDGRPMVEVIKELQVTEATWYRWLNQYGSEKNAEASKRTRELEKENARLKRLLAEKELAIDILNEVAKGKFLSPEPRRRAVRMAVEKFGASERFACAVLGQNRSAFRKKKPEMGFEEAQLRAALRAVAGKHPSWGWRKARWHLLAQPEWDGVALNRKRIRRLWRDEGLACKPRARKKRRAGPGAGEQKRLTAEYPMHVVSFDFQSDVTSCGRHIRFFNVIDEYTRTALAIIPRRSFKATDVVAVLENIIAETGTAPAYVRCDNGPEFTAAALLEWCNTAGVDTAFIDPGSPWQNGFIESFNAQFRREQLSGEIMDTMAEAKYLAEEWKAIYNHERPHGSLDGMTPKRYWENWTQENQLAIA; from the exons ATGGCACGCAGACACACCCCCGAGCAGGTCATCGCCAAAGTCCGGCAGGGCCAGAAAATGCTCAACGACGGACGACCGATGGTCGAGGTCATCAAGGAGCTCCAGGTCACTGAGGCGACCTGGTACCGGTGGTTGAACCAGTACGGCTCCGAGAAGAACGCCGAGGCGTCCAAGCGGACCAGGGAGCTGGAGAAGGAGAACGCCCGGCTTAAGCGGCTGCTGGCGGAGAAGGAACTGGCTATCGACATCCTCAACGAGGTGGCCAAGGGAAAAT TTCTGAGCCCCGAACCCCGCCGCCGTGCCGTGCGCATGGCGGTGGAGAAGTTCGGGGCGTCCGAACGCTTCGCCTGCGCGGTTCTGGGCCAGAACCGGTCCGCTTTCCGCAAGAAGAAACCCGAGATGGGCTTCGAGGAAGCCCAGCTCCGGGCTGCCCTGCGCGCCGTCGCCGGGAAGCACCCCTCCTGGGGCTGGCGGAAGGCCCGCTGGCACCTGCTGGCCCAGCCAGAGTGGGACGGCGTGGCGCTGAACAGGAAGCGGATCCGCCGGCTCTGGCGCGACGAAGGCCTGGCCTGTAAACCCAGGGCGCGGAAGAAGCGCCGCGCCGGGCCCGGCGCCGGGGAGCAGAAGCGGCTCACAGCCGAGTACCCGATGCACGTGGTCAGCTTCGACTTCCAGTCCGACGTGACCTCCTGCGGCCGGCACATCCGGTTCTTCAACGTCATCGACGAATACACCCGCACCGCGCTGGCGATCATCCCGCGCCGGTCGTTCAAAGCCACCGACGTCGTCGCGGTGCTGGAGAACATCATCGCCGAAACCGGCACCGCCCCGGCCTACGTCAGGTGTGACAACGGACCGGAATTCACCGCCGCGGCACTGCTCGAGTGGTGCAACACCGCCGGCGTCGACACCGCATTCATAGACCCGGGATCACCCTGGCAGAACGGCTTCATCGAATCCTTCAACGCCCAATTCAGAAGGGAACAACTCTCCGGAGAAATCATGGACACCATGGCCGAAGCGAAGTATTTGGCAGAGGAATGGAAAGCTATCTACAATCATGAACGGCCCCACGGATCCCTGGACGGCATGACGCCGAAACGCTACTGGGAAAACTGGACGCAAGAAAACCAATTAGCTATCGCATAA
- a CDS encoding cupin domain-containing protein has translation MDTAFVGTLSKAGSIHKVENGFIGLPEMNEPGCDAAIGDCLSNPAGSVMCAGFFELKESEPLVYTYTYDETKVVIQGEFILTDQATGEVTHARERDVLFFPKGTTVKFETPDYGLGFFTGHRSFAP, from the coding sequence ATGGACACCGCATTCGTAGGAACACTCAGCAAGGCCGGCTCCATTCACAAAGTAGAAAACGGCTTCATCGGACTGCCTGAGATGAACGAACCCGGGTGTGATGCCGCCATCGGCGACTGCCTCTCCAACCCTGCCGGGTCGGTCATGTGCGCCGGATTCTTCGAACTGAAGGAGTCAGAACCGCTGGTGTACACGTACACCTACGACGAAACGAAGGTCGTCATCCAGGGTGAATTCATCCTCACCGACCAGGCCACAGGGGAAGTAACGCACGCCAGGGAACGAGACGTGCTGTTCTTCCCAAAGGGCACAACCGTCAAATTCGAGACGCCTGACTATGGTCTGGGGTTCTTCACCGGCCACCGTTCCTTCGCACCCTAA
- a CDS encoding cache domain-containing protein, translated as MKPATEVVQAANALTSWISGVAMETQKLSRSVASLLEQNLAGKSKIDKAALVGLDELSRQFLTNNTFAVGAGTFFATESVEEGGRPWEWWSRKESGAIGRLDFDLTPGSSRYYNYEKLPFFSTAASTGEQTFWGPYVDYLGFEEYILTFAAPFSVHGNFAGVAACDIRIKDLEPLIMPTLRAIPGDAALINASNRVVLGNSGRYLVGERIKSGSPDQHRLDLDVPHLGLSLIYTP; from the coding sequence ATGAAGCCCGCCACTGAAGTCGTACAAGCTGCCAATGCCCTCACTTCGTGGATTAGCGGCGTCGCCATGGAGACTCAGAAACTCTCCAGGTCCGTTGCCTCGCTGCTTGAACAGAATCTCGCCGGCAAGTCCAAAATCGACAAGGCTGCCCTGGTCGGATTGGACGAACTCTCACGGCAGTTCCTGACGAATAACACTTTTGCTGTCGGCGCCGGGACCTTCTTCGCCACGGAATCCGTTGAGGAGGGCGGCCGACCTTGGGAATGGTGGTCCCGCAAGGAGTCCGGCGCCATCGGCAGGCTTGATTTTGACCTGACTCCAGGCAGCAGCCGATATTACAACTATGAGAAGCTACCGTTCTTTTCAACCGCCGCGTCCACAGGTGAGCAGACCTTTTGGGGGCCGTATGTCGACTATCTCGGCTTCGAGGAATACATCCTTACGTTCGCGGCTCCGTTTTCCGTCCACGGGAACTTTGCCGGCGTAGCCGCATGCGATATTCGGATCAAGGACCTGGAACCCCTCATCATGCCAACCCTGCGAGCCATCCCAGGCGATGCCGCCCTCATCAACGCCAGCAACCGCGTCGTTCTCGGCAACTCTGGCAGGTACTTGGTTGGCGAGCGGATCAAATCCGGATCTCCAGACCAACATCGGTTGGATTTGGATGTTCCCCACCTGGGGCTGTCCTTGATCTATACCCCCTAG